The following are encoded together in the Macadamia integrifolia cultivar HAES 741 chromosome 10, SCU_Mint_v3, whole genome shotgun sequence genome:
- the LOC122092139 gene encoding probable WRKY transcription factor 58: MANPPSTRGAPLDDAEEGLREEGVRETENTVMVIQADGYDWKKYGQKFIKNIGKTRSYFKCQKKNCKAKKRVEWSASNPTNIQIICEGEHTHHPHHQQQQGGSSTQHDEEASNSTSRVNNQYNLYTQFFGDQNNTQLPGS; this comes from the exons ATGGCTAACCCTCCTTCAACCAGAGGCGCCCCTCT GGACGATGCCGAGGAAGGGCTTAGAGAAGAGGGAGTGAGAGAAACAGAAAACACAGTAATGGTGATCCAAGCAGATGGGTATGACTGGAAAAAATATGGCCAAAAGTTCATCAAGAACATAGGGAAAACCAG aagCTATTTCAAGTGCCAGAAGAAGAACTGCAAAGCCAAGAAGCGAGTGGAGTGGTCTGCCTCCAACCCAACGAACATCCAAATCATCTGCGAAGGGGAACACACgcatcatcctcatcatcaacaACAGCAAGGTGGTTCTTCTACTCAACATGATGAAGAAGCTTCTAATTCCACTTCAAGGGTCAACAACCAGTATAATTTGTACACACAATTCTTTGGTGATCAAAATAACACCCAACTCCCAGGCTCCTAG
- the LOC122090618 gene encoding probable serine/threonine-protein kinase PBL16 produces the protein MGNCWFRWKPSIYRVSSNAKSDSPKNQSLSSKERKEDSKLPSNPEEVEYIRRDSATNHLIAFSYNELKIITGNFRQDYVLGGGGFGSVYKGIITEDIREGFQPLQVAVKVHDGDNSYQGHREWLAEVIFLGQLSHPNLVKLIGYCCEDDHRVLIYEYMARGSVENNLFSRVLLPLPWSIRMKIAFGAAKGLAFLHEAEKPVIYRDFKTSNILLDLDYNAKLSDFGLAKDGPVGDKTHVSTRIMGTYGYAAPEYIMTGHLTPRSDVYSFGIVLLELLTGRKSLEKFRPAREQNLAEWALPILSKKKKVLNIVDPRLEGDYPDKGVHKAAMLAYHCLNRNPKARPLMRDIVDSLEPLQVSVEVPSAASPSGISNGSPAVQPK, from the exons ATGGGGAACTGCTGGTTTAGATGGAAACCATCGATTTACAGAGTATCTTCTAATGCAAAATCAG aTTCCCCAAAAAACCAGAGCTTATCttccaaagaaaggaaggaagataGTAAGCTGCCTTCAAATCCTGAAGAAGTAGAGTACATTCGTCGGGATTCAGCCACAAATCATCTGATTGCTTTTTCTTACAATGAGCTAAAGATAATTACAGGTAATTTCAGGCAGGATTATGTATTGGGTGGAGGAGGTTTCGGAAGTGTTTATAAAGGAATCATTACCGAGGATATACGGGAGGGATTTCAGCCCCTTCAAGTTGCTGTCAAGGTTCATGATGGGGATAACAGTTACCAGGGCCACAGAGAATGGCTG GCAGAGGTTATATTTCTTGGACAGCTTTCTCATCCAAATTTGGTGAAACTTATCGGATACTGCTGTGAAGATGACCATAGAGTACTGATTTATGAGTATATGGCGCGGGGTAGTGTGGAAAACAATCTCTTTTCAA GAGTATTACTTCCTCTACCTTGGTCTATCAGAATGAAGATTGCATTCGGTGCTGCAAAAGGACTTGCATTTCTGCATGAAGCTGAGAAACCAGTTATTTATCGTGATTTCAAGACGTCTAATATTTTGCTGGACCTG GACTACAATGCCAAGTTATCAGACTTCGGCCTTGCAAAAGATGGACCTGTGGGTGATAAAACTCATGTGTCTACACGCATTATGGGGACATATGGATATGCAGCTCCAGAGTATATAATGACAG GACACCTGACACCTAGAAGTGACGTCTACAGCTTTGGCATTGTTCTTCTAGAGCTTCTCACTGGCAGAAAATCCTTAGAAAAGTTCAGACCAGCTCGAGAGCAAAACTTAGCCGAATGGGCCCTCCCAATActcagcaagaagaagaaagtgctCAACATTGTAGACCCAAGATTAGAAGGAGATTATCCAGACAAAGGTGTCCACAAGGCAGCCATGCTTGCTTATCACTGTCTGAACCGAAACCCAAAGGCAAGGCCATTGATGAGAGATATAGTGGATTCTCTGGAGCCTCTCCAGGTTTCTGTTGAGGTACCTAGTGCTGCTTCTCCTTCAGGGATTAGCAATGGATCCCCAGCTGTAcagcctaaatga
- the LOC122091750 gene encoding YTH domain-containing protein ECT4-like → MAAAAPPADQAADLLQKLSLDSQPKTLEVPEATKKASAIPFGSVDAADVPNGQIPLERSITPLLQDFVDPTMCYLPNGYPSTAYYYGGYDGPINEWDDYSRYVNPDGVEMSPGVYGENGSLMYHHGYGYAPYGPYSPAGSPVPTMGHDGQLYGPQHYQYPAPYYQPPTPPSGPYTPNQPTVPRGDVSTSVASEQVPLPVETAKGNSNGIANGNVDGNNTSGPLRPSYQNSSLNSNGSYLRGVLPGGIPASGYQDPRFGFDGMRSAAPWLDSPIFSDGQPRPVTSSSVSSTVSHISNGPSGRNLNLRPVPHLMGLHHPRPTSGMNPAPGFMNRMYPNNRMYGSNTVRGGPGFGSNGYDSRANGRGWLAVDSKYKNRGRGNGFFGYGNENMDGLNELNRGPRAKSFKNQKGFVPITLAVKGQNLPSNVTDIEKDKENSSLIADGEQYNRADFPEKHSNAKFFIIKSYSEDDVHKSIKYGVWASTPNGNKKLDAGYQEAQEKSGGCPLFLFFSVNTSGQFVGLAEMVGPVDFNKNVEHWQQDKWNGCFPVKWHIVKDVPNGLLKHITLENNENKPVTNSRDTQEVKFEQGLQMLKIFKDHSSKTCILDDFGFYEARQKTMQEKRAKQQQFQKQVWDGKSTHISLCDEKDKEMANGKPRLQKSLEVVSAMPKEPVVGAASAVIQSNGEHKISEENESVAGAGDAPKGAKSAVTEKRVVANGVANGC, encoded by the exons ATGGCAGCTGCTGCCCCACCTGCAGATC AAGCTGCGGATTTACTGCAGAAATTGTCATTAGATTCTCAGCCCAAGACTCTTGAAGTTCCTGAGGCCACCAAGAAG GCTTCTGCTATACCATTTGGATCAGTTGATGCTGCTGATGTGCCAAATGGTCAAATTCCATTAGAGAGGTCTATAACTCCTCTACTTCAGGACTTCGTGGATCCAACAATGTGCTATCTTCCTAATGGATATCCATCTACTGCATATTATTATGGGG GTTATGATGGACCTATTAACGAGTgggatgactactctagatatgTAAATCCAGATGGAGTGGAGATGTCCCCT GGAGTTTATGGGGAAAATGGATCACTCATGTATCACCATGGTTATGGATATGCACCTTATGGACCATACTCCCCTGCAGGTTCTCCGGTGCCTACAATGGGACATGATGGTCAGCTGTATGGACCCCAACACTACCAGTATCCTGCCCCTTATTATCAGCCACCAACCCCCCCTAGTGGGCCTTACACTCCTAACCAGCCCACTGTTCCTCGAGGGGATGTTTCCACGTCTGTTGCTTCTGAGCAGGTGCCTTTGCCAGTAGAAACAGCCAAAGGAAATAGTAATGGAATTGCAAATGGGAATGTAGATGGAAATAATACATCTGGGCCATTAAGACCCAGCTACCAAAATTCGTCTTTGAATTCCAATGGGTCATATTTGAGAGGTGTCTTGCCAGGTGGCATCCCTGCTTCTGGTTATCAGGACCCTAGATTTGGTTTCGATGGTATGCGATCAGCTGCTCCATGGTTGGATAGCCCAATTTTTTCGGATGGGCAACCTAGACCTGTTACAAGCAGTTCTGTTTCTTCAACTGTATCGCATATCAGTAATGGTCCTTCTGGGAGGAATTTGAATCTTCGCCCTGTTCCTCATCTTATG GGTTTGCACCACCCGAGACCCACATCTGGCATGAACCCTGCTCCTGGATTCATGAATAGGATGTACCCAAACAACAGGATGTATGGAAGTAATACTGTTAGAGGTGGTCCAGGTTTTGGATCAAATGGTTATGACTCCAGGGCAAATGGGCGTGGGTGGTTGGCTGTTGATAGCAAGTACAAAAACAGAGGGCGTGGAAATGGTTTCTTTGGCTATGGAAATGAGAACATGGATGGTTTGAATGAATTGAACAGGGGACCAAGAGCCAAAAGCTTTAAGAATCAGAAAGGGTTTGTACCTATCACATTAGCAGTTAAGGGACAAAACCTCCCCTCAAATGTGACTGATATTGAGAAGGACAAGGAAAATTCCAGTTTGATTGCAGATGGCGAACAGTACAATCGGGCAGACTTCCCGGAGAAGCATTCAAATGCAAAGTTCTTTATTATTAAATCATATAGCGAGGATGATGTACACAAGAGCATAAAGTATGGTGTGTGGGCTAGCACACCCAATGGCAACAAGAAGTTGGATGCTGGATACCAGGAGGCACAGGAGAAGTCTGGTGGCTGTCCGTTATTCTTGTTCTTCTCG GTCAATACCAGTGGACAGTTCGTTGGACTTGCAGAGATGGTAGGTCCAGTTGATTTCAACAAGAATGTGGAGCACTGGCAACAAGACAAGTGGAATGGTTGTTTCCCTGTGAAGTGGCATATTGTAAAGGATGTACCCAATGGATTGTTGAAGCACATCACCCTCGAAAACAATGAGAACAAGCCTGTCACTAACAGTAGGGACACTCAGGAG GTCAAGTTCGAGCAGGGGCTTCAAATGCTCAAAATATTCAAGGATCATTCTAGCAAGACTTGCATCCTGGATGATTTTGGGTTCTATGAGGCTCGGCAAAAGACAATGCAGGAAAAAAGGGCTAAGCAACAGCAGTTTCAGAAACAG GTTTGGGATGGGAAGTCCACTCATATTTCTCTCTGTGatgaaaaagataaagaaatggCTAATGGAAAACCTAGACTACAAAAATCTTTGGAGGTGGTCTCAGCTATGCCTAAGGAGCCGGTGGTGGGGGCTGCTTCAGCAGTTATTCAGTCAAATGGTGAACACAAGATATCTGAAGAGAATGAGTCAGTTGCCGGAGCTGGAGATGCCCCAAAGGGTGCTAAATCAGCTGTGACAGAGAAAAGGGTTGTAGCTAATGGGGTGGCAAATGGATGCTAG